Within the Pirellulales bacterium genome, the region GAAAGGGCAAGAACCACACCACATAACGCCAAACGCCGCCGTACCAAACCACAGACAACTCAGGCCGAAATCGGCTACGCGTCACTATGCGCGAAGCGGTGGCCTGATTTCCAGGGGAAAAGTGGGCGGTAATCGGTAATCGGTAATCGGTAATCGGTAATCAGTAGGCAGAGGGCAGAGGGCAGTGGGCAGAGGGCAAAGGGCAGAGGGCAGAGGGCAGAGGGCAGTGAAGATTAATGACGAATGTCGAAAATCAAATGTCGAAGGAAATCCAAATGTCCGAATGACGAAACACCCACGTGATACCGGCGCCCGACGGCTGCCAAAGCACATTCGACATTTGAACTTTTAGTTTTCCTTCGACATTTGATTTTCGACATTCGTCCTGCCCGCGGACGATTGCGTCACGCGCGCCGGGCGAGCCCGGCGGCTAAGTAGGGCCATTGGGCTCCTCCTGTTCCGGCTTCCTCGTTCTCGTCCTCTCGGTGCCCTCGGCGATCTCTGTGGCAAAAAATCTCCTCGTCCTCGTTACTACTTCACTGCCCGCTGCCGACTGCCCGCTGCCGACTGCCCGCTGCCGACTGCCCTCTGCCGACTGCCTGCTGCCGACTGCCTGCTGCCGGCTCGTGTCTTTCGGCATCCCCTTCACTCGTCGTCCTCGCGTAGCTTTGCGAGAACTCCGTAGTCTTCGAGCGTCGTGGTGTCGCCGACCGTTTCCTTGCCGGCCGCGATGTCGCGCAACAGCCGGCGCATGATCTTGCCGCTGCGCGTTTTGGGCAGGGCGTTGGTGAAGCGCACGTCGTCGGGCTGCGCGAGGGCGCCGATTTCCTTGCGCACGTGTTTTTTCAACTCGTCGCGCAAAGCGCTCGTCGCTTCGCCGGACTTGAGCGTCACGAACACCGCCACGGCCTCTCCTTTCACGTCGTCGGGCCGGCCGACGGCCGCGGCTTCGGCCACGAGCGGATGGCTGACCAGGGCGCTTTCGATCTCGATCGTGCTCAGCCGATGACCGGCGACGTTCAGCACGTCGTCGATGCGCCCCATGATCCAGTAGTAGCCATCTTTGTCCTGTCGGGCGTTGTCGCCGGCCAGGTAGTTGTGGGGGACCTTTTGCCAATACTGCTCGGCGTAGCGTTTGTCGTCTCCCCAGATGCCGCGCAGCATGCCGGGCCAGGGCTTGGTGATGACAAGCCACCCGCCGTGCCCCGCTTCGACCGGGCGTCCGCGCTCATCGACGATGGCCGGGACAATACCGGGCAAAGGCTTGGTGCAACTGCCGGGCTTGGTCGCGATGGCGCCTGGCAACGGGCTCATCATGATTCCGCCCGTTTCGGTCTGCCACCAGGTATCGACGATCGGGCAGCGCTCGCGGCCGATCTTGCGGTGATACCACATCCAGGCCTCGGGATTGATTCCTTCGCCAACCGTGCCCAGCAGGCGTAAGCTGGAAAGATCGTGATGATCGACCCAGCGATCGCCCCATTTGATGAACGAGCGAATCGCGGTGGGCGCGGTGTAGAAGATCGACACGCGGTAGCGCTCGATAATTTCCCAGAAGCGTCCCTCGTCAGGCCAGTTCGGCGCGCCCTCGTACATCATCACCGTGGCGCCGCATGCCAGCGGTCCGTAGACGACGTAGCTATGGCCCGTGATCCAGCCGCAGTCGGCCGTACACCAATAGACATCCTCGTCGCGGATGTCGAAGACCCATTCCGTGGTCTTCTTGGCGTAGAGCTGGTAGCCGGCCGTGGTGTGCTTAATCCCTTTCGGTTTGCCGGTCGAGCCGCTGGTGTACAGGATGAACAGCGGGGTTTCACTGTCGAGCGGCTCGGCCGGACAAGCGGCCGACGATTCGGCCATCAACTCGTCCCACCAGTGGTCGCGGCCCGGCTTCATCGAGACTTCGTTGCCGATCCGGCGTAGCACCACGCACTTTTCGACCGTGGGGCTTTTGGTTAACGCTTCGTCGACGTTGGCCTTCAGCGCCAATTGCTGGCCGCGGCGCCAGCCGCCGTCGGCGGTAATCACGAGCTTCGCCCGGGCGTCGTTGTTGCGGTCGGCAATCGCTTCGCTGGAAAAGCCGCCGAAGATGACCGAGTGAATGGCACCGATCCGGGCGCAAGCCAGCATCGCGATCACCAGCTCCGGCACAAGCGGCATATAAATCGAAACGACGTCCCCCGTCCCGATGCCCAGCTTCTTCAAGACGTTGGCGAACTTGCAAACCTCGTGATGCAGCATCTGATACGTCAGCACGCGCGCGTCGCCGGGCTCGCCCTCCCAGATGATGGCAGCCTTGTTGCGGCGGGCGCTGGCGAGATGTACGTCGAGGCAGTTGTACGAAACGTTCGTCTGACCGCCGACGAACCACCTGGCAAATGGTTCCTGCCACTCGAGCACTTTCTTGTAGGGCTTGAACCAATGCAGTTCGCTGGCGAACTTGGCCCAAAAGCCGTCGATGTCAGCGGCCGCCTCGCGCCACATTTCGTCATAAGCGGCCGGCGAACCGATGCGCGCTTTAGCCGCGAACTCCGGCAGCGGAGCAAATACGCGGTCCTCTTGCATTACCGTGTCGATTCGTCCGCCCGACTGTGCCGACATCACTTATCTCCCGCGCGGTGCTCGCTCGTCCAGGAATGCGCGTCCAAGGAGAACGCGCCGCGACAAGCGAATTTTGGAGTCTAGGAGTACCGCCACGGAGTGTCAACGATTCGCCGAACGAGCCCGAGAATTGGCAAAGTCGGCGGAAGTTGGGTTTGCGTCGGTAGGGATTCCCGACGTAGTCTTGAGGGGCGCCGGCAGGCTGCCTAA harbors:
- the acs gene encoding acetate--CoA ligase, with amino-acid sequence MSAQSGGRIDTVMQEDRVFAPLPEFAAKARIGSPAAYDEMWREAAADIDGFWAKFASELHWFKPYKKVLEWQEPFARWFVGGQTNVSYNCLDVHLASARRNKAAIIWEGEPGDARVLTYQMLHHEVCKFANVLKKLGIGTGDVVSIYMPLVPELVIAMLACARIGAIHSVIFGGFSSEAIADRNNDARAKLVITADGGWRRGQQLALKANVDEALTKSPTVEKCVVLRRIGNEVSMKPGRDHWWDELMAESSAACPAEPLDSETPLFILYTSGSTGKPKGIKHTTAGYQLYAKKTTEWVFDIRDEDVYWCTADCGWITGHSYVVYGPLACGATVMMYEGAPNWPDEGRFWEIIERYRVSIFYTAPTAIRSFIKWGDRWVDHHDLSSLRLLGTVGEGINPEAWMWYHRKIGRERCPIVDTWWQTETGGIMMSPLPGAIATKPGSCTKPLPGIVPAIVDERGRPVEAGHGGWLVITKPWPGMLRGIWGDDKRYAEQYWQKVPHNYLAGDNARQDKDGYYWIMGRIDDVLNVAGHRLSTIEIESALVSHPLVAEAAAVGRPDDVKGEAVAVFVTLKSGEATSALRDELKKHVRKEIGALAQPDDVRFTNALPKTRSGKIMRRLLRDIAAGKETVGDTTTLEDYGVLAKLREDDE